Proteins co-encoded in one Acinetobacter lwoffii genomic window:
- a CDS encoding TolC family outer membrane protein, which translates to MPLSVSLGHAESSPHYFTNLKNGLGQLIVPKPTRSAHTIDITSLGHYSLDTSKVAELPQITRPQSGQPAFSPTVTAGIPQKMNLVEAVHRAVQRRPEITQSISTLSAQAANIDVARAGYYPQVSGGIGTGDLTSGERGRQIVSLNATQMLYDFGKIKTNVSVEEARLAEEQARVLVSLDQVAFEVADAIVNIKRYQQITQIAQQQIQGIGRIAEIANLRARAGISSQADPIQAQSNLEAAQSNLIVQQTQLRQYQKRLRTLLGFDVSAIEWDIPDRIVAQADLYQDPEFTQIPNMILAHAGVNVARSQKDQARLSSYPTISVKGSLSQAMNGRNPNNNEDDGFYNSVMIEVSSNLYQGGATRSQTRAASYAEEAARAQVNTVYLDVLDQVRLIREQIENKQKQMGVLSQRRATTIRTKELYQEQYKLGTRTVVDLLNAEQAIHSAAQEIESARYDIYSAIVQYIQVTGRTRDIYALNSISIQGFEVQP; encoded by the coding sequence TTGCCTTTATCTGTGTCTTTGGGGCATGCAGAAAGCTCACCCCATTATTTTACCAATCTCAAGAATGGCTTGGGTCAGCTGATTGTACCCAAGCCGACACGGTCAGCGCATACCATTGATATTACCTCGCTCGGTCATTATTCATTAGATACATCAAAAGTAGCTGAGCTGCCGCAAATTACCCGGCCACAGTCAGGACAGCCAGCTTTCAGTCCTACGGTCACAGCTGGTATTCCACAAAAAATGAATTTGGTGGAAGCTGTACACCGGGCAGTGCAGCGACGTCCTGAAATCACACAGAGTATTTCGACATTATCTGCGCAGGCCGCGAATATCGATGTGGCGAGAGCGGGTTATTATCCGCAGGTATCCGGTGGTATCGGGACAGGTGACCTCACTTCCGGTGAACGTGGACGTCAAATCGTTTCTTTGAATGCTACCCAGATGCTGTATGACTTTGGCAAAATTAAAACCAATGTTAGTGTAGAAGAAGCCCGTTTGGCAGAAGAACAGGCAAGGGTGCTGGTTAGTCTGGATCAGGTCGCATTTGAAGTGGCTGATGCAATAGTGAATATCAAACGCTATCAGCAAATCACCCAGATTGCCCAACAGCAGATTCAGGGCATTGGACGGATTGCAGAAATTGCCAATTTGCGTGCCCGCGCCGGGATCAGCAGTCAGGCCGACCCGATTCAGGCCCAGTCCAATCTGGAAGCAGCGCAATCGAATCTGATTGTTCAGCAGACCCAACTCAGACAATATCAAAAACGCTTGCGTACCTTGCTAGGATTTGATGTATCCGCCATTGAATGGGATATTCCTGATCGTATTGTGGCACAGGCCGATCTTTATCAAGATCCGGAATTTACCCAGATTCCGAACATGATTCTGGCACATGCCGGGGTCAATGTTGCCCGTTCGCAAAAAGATCAGGCGCGATTAAGTTCTTATCCGACTATTAGTGTTAAAGGTAGTCTAAGTCAGGCGATGAATGGGCGAAATCCAAATAATAATGAAGATGATGGCTTCTATAATTCAGTCATGATTGAAGTCAGCAGTAATTTGTATCAGGGTGGTGCAACGCGTTCACAGACCCGTGCCGCAAGCTATGCCGAAGAAGCTGCACGCGCACAGGTTAATACGGTCTATCTGGATGTGCTAGATCAGGTGCGCTTGATCCGCGAGCAAATTGAAAATAAACAAAAACAAATGGGGGTTTTATCCCAGCGCCGCGCAACCACGATACGCACCAAAGAGCTGTATCAAGAACAATATAAATTGGGTACCCGAACCGTGGTGGATTTGCTGAATGCAGAGCAAGCCATTCATAGTGCCGCGCAGGAAATTGAATCGGCACGCTATGATATTTATTCGGCGATCGTACAGTACATTCAGGTCACGGGCCGTACACGGGATATTTATGCGCTTAACAGTATTTCTATTCAGGGGTTTGAAGTTCAGCCATGA